The Campylobacter concisus genome window below encodes:
- a CDS encoding PstA family ABC transporter permease, with protein sequence MNVFKDFLVKFYAYLCVFIVVAVIFWIFYFIFANGISQINLDFLTKNPQGLNLGESGGIRDAIIGSFLLMTLSMIFSALLGVSCAIYRQIYCTSRIIKFGLKFIIQTMASIPSILLGMFVYGLFIVSLDIPKSLLTASITLALMVFPFVEVSTEKVISQIDEKMLRDSFALGVDKNFMARKLVLPTIRKNIISILILAGSYAIGATAPLLLTGVVFMAKAEGLLSPVMALPFHLHMLLSQSVATQNAYATALVLIFILIILHLLSAVVLFDIGEKIARYFKHKRS encoded by the coding sequence ATGAATGTTTTTAAGGATTTTTTAGTCAAATTTTACGCTTATCTTTGCGTATTTATAGTGGTTGCGGTGATATTTTGGATATTTTATTTCATCTTTGCAAATGGCATCTCTCAGATAAATTTAGACTTTCTAACCAAAAACCCGCAAGGTTTAAATTTAGGTGAGAGCGGCGGCATAAGAGACGCCATCATAGGATCATTTTTGCTGATGACACTCTCGATGATATTTTCAGCGCTTCTTGGCGTTAGCTGCGCCATTTACAGGCAAATTTACTGCACATCCCGTATCATAAAATTTGGGCTTAAATTTATCATCCAAACGATGGCCTCGATACCTTCTATCTTGCTTGGGATGTTTGTTTATGGGCTTTTTATCGTCAGCCTTGATATCCCTAAAAGCCTGCTAACAGCTAGCATTACGCTTGCTTTGATGGTCTTTCCATTTGTTGAAGTGAGCACAGAAAAGGTGATCTCGCAGATCGATGAAAAGATGTTAAGAGATAGCTTCGCGCTTGGCGTTGATAAAAATTTCATGGCTAGAAAGCTAGTTTTGCCAACTATTAGAAAAAATATAATATCTATTTTAATACTAGCTGGCAGCTACGCCATAGGGGCAACTGCGCCACTACTTTTAACTGGGGTTGTCTTCATGGCAAAGGCAGAAGGCCTGCTCTCGCCAGTCATGGCGCTACCATTTCACCTACACATGCTCTTAAGTCAGTCAGTAGCAACGCAAAATGCCTACGCCACGGCGCTCGTGCTCATTTTTATACTGATCATTTTGCACCTGCTTTCAGCCGTAGTTTTATTTGATATAGGAGAGAAAATTGCCAGATATTTTAAACATAAAAGATCTTAG
- the pstC gene encoding phosphate ABC transporter permease subunit PstC, which yields MTGQIFKGGVYAFTLLSAMLLLLLVGFLLINSTSFFAEVSLFDFLLNGDWDVSTEPFSFGLFNVLVANFAVAFLACIFSFFISLGVTIFICFFASAWLRHVLDWMIRILAGIPSIIYGFFALYTVVKILESGLKMSAGESVLAASLILSVMILPFFTSHLLQSVDLLKQNFKTNSDALGVSTGYFIRKVIFRKSIKASISGFILAFSRAAGETMAVMMVIGNTPLFPHLLSKAQTIPSLIALEMGMSEAGSLHYHALIASGFVLLVFIFMLNIFIFKFEKSNECF from the coding sequence ATGACAGGGCAAATTTTTAAAGGCGGGGTATATGCTTTCACACTTTTATCCGCCATGCTTTTGCTTTTACTCGTGGGGTTTTTACTGATAAATTCCACGAGCTTTTTTGCAGAAGTAAGCCTCTTTGACTTCTTACTAAATGGCGACTGGGACGTTAGCACAGAGCCTTTTAGCTTTGGACTATTTAATGTCCTAGTCGCAAATTTTGCAGTTGCGTTTTTAGCTTGCATATTTTCATTTTTTATCTCGCTTGGAGTTACTATCTTTATCTGCTTTTTTGCGAGCGCCTGGCTTAGGCACGTGCTAGACTGGATGATACGAATACTAGCTGGCATACCATCTATCATATATGGATTTTTCGCGCTTTACACGGTTGTAAAAATTTTAGAGTCAGGGCTAAAAATGTCCGCTGGCGAGTCAGTCTTGGCAGCTAGCCTCATCCTTAGCGTCATGATACTGCCCTTTTTTACCTCGCACTTGCTCCAAAGTGTTGATCTGCTAAAGCAAAATTTCAAGACAAACTCAGACGCGCTTGGCGTAAGCACGGGATATTTTATAAGAAAAGTCATTTTTAGAAAATCCATAAAAGCTAGCATTTCAGGCTTTATACTCGCATTTTCCAGAGCAGCTGGCGAGACGATGGCCGTGATGATGGTCATAGGCAACACCCCGCTTTTTCCACACCTGCTCTCAAAAGCTCAAACCATACCGTCTCTAATAGCCCTTGAAATGGGTATGAGCGAGGCTGGCAGCCTGCACTATCACGCTCTTATTGCAAGTGGATTTGTCCTGCTTGTTTTTATCTTTATGCTAAATATTTTTATCTTTAAATTTGAGAAAAGCAATGAATGTTTTTAA
- a CDS encoding phosphate ABC transporter substrate-binding protein, producing MKKSLMLAASMLLLSLNFASGADEKTQVSFSGSSTLAPVIAKISTDFIEKYETWDKVDSTLPNKNITIFVSAGGSGAGVKAVLDHVADFGMLARDIKDSEKAKIKDMKAYTLGIDALCVAVNPENEVIKLKGGNLNKDEIVKIFSGEYKKWSDLDKSLPNDEIVVVTRDLGGGAHEVFQKKIMKDVKVSKNVIQSPSMGALVSKIIENKNAVGYASFGITNQNKGKLIPLNVDGVEPTVKNIVDGKYYISRPLVIVKSGNLSKSEQIFVDVLNSAEGQKTIEKMGFIPVK from the coding sequence ATGAAAAAATCACTTATGTTGGCCGCTTCTATGCTGCTTTTATCTTTAAATTTTGCTTCTGGTGCGGATGAAAAAACGCAAGTTAGCTTTAGTGGCTCATCTACTCTAGCTCCAGTCATCGCTAAAATTTCAACCGACTTTATCGAAAAGTACGAGACTTGGGACAAAGTAGATAGCACTTTGCCAAACAAAAACATCACCATTTTCGTCTCAGCTGGTGGCTCAGGTGCTGGCGTGAAAGCTGTGCTTGATCATGTCGCTGACTTTGGCATGCTAGCTCGCGACATAAAAGATAGCGAAAAAGCAAAGATCAAGGATATGAAAGCCTATACGCTTGGTATAGACGCACTTTGCGTGGCTGTAAACCCAGAAAATGAGGTGATAAAGCTAAAGGGCGGAAATTTAAACAAAGATGAGATCGTCAAAATTTTCTCAGGCGAGTACAAAAAGTGGAGTGACCTTGACAAATCCCTACCAAATGACGAAATAGTCGTAGTTACAAGAGATCTTGGTGGCGGTGCTCACGAGGTTTTTCAAAAAAAGATCATGAAGGATGTCAAAGTTAGCAAAAACGTCATCCAGTCACCATCAATGGGCGCACTTGTTTCAAAGATCATCGAAAATAAAAACGCCGTTGGCTACGCATCTTTTGGTATCACAAACCAAAACAAAGGCAAGCTAATACCGCTAAACGTTGACGGTGTGGAGCCAACTGTTAAAAATATAGTTGATGGCAAATACTACATCTCTCGCCCGCTCGTCATCGTAAAAAGTGGCAATCTAAGCAAGAGCGAGCAAATTTTTGTTGACGTGCTAAATTCGGCCGAAGGTCAAAAGACTATCGAAAAAATGGGATTTATACCAGTAAAATAG
- a CDS encoding TAXI family TRAP transporter solute-binding subunit, whose protein sequence is MKTTSLALAGLLLATTLSAKEFISIGTGGMTGTYYPIGGAICRLANKNTNVKCSVQSTGGSVYNVNNVLKKELTFGFVQSDVVYDKFNGTGKFDGAKDENLRSVVAIYPELLAFVVAKDSGLTSDLSSFAGKKYNVGNPGSGNEVSTLEVFKAKGFDVSKLGYRGVLTVGECPHALKDKKIDGYSFVVGHPTANITDAATSLPIDILNIEGSEIDKLLAEKPYFAKGVIPKGSYDGVDHDVNTIGVKAVLVTSKDTKDEAVKAVIKAILDNFDEYKTLHPALKSVKKEDLVQGLSAPLHPAAEAAFKEAGILK, encoded by the coding sequence ATGAAGACTACTTCTTTGGCACTTGCTGGCTTGCTTTTAGCAACAACTCTTTCAGCAAAAGAATTTATCAGTATCGGTACTGGTGGCATGACAGGCACATACTATCCGATAGGTGGAGCGATTTGCCGTTTAGCAAACAAAAATACTAATGTAAAATGCTCAGTTCAATCAACTGGCGGCTCAGTTTATAACGTAAATAACGTCCTCAAAAAAGAGCTTACATTCGGCTTTGTTCAAAGCGACGTCGTCTATGATAAATTTAACGGTACTGGCAAATTTGACGGAGCAAAAGATGAAAATTTACGCTCAGTAGTTGCTATCTATCCAGAACTTCTTGCATTTGTCGTGGCAAAAGATAGTGGTCTTACAAGCGATCTTTCTTCATTTGCAGGCAAAAAATACAATGTTGGTAACCCGGGCAGTGGCAACGAAGTGAGCACACTTGAAGTCTTTAAAGCAAAAGGTTTTGACGTTTCAAAACTAGGCTACCGCGGCGTTTTAACAGTTGGCGAATGTCCACACGCACTAAAAGATAAAAAGATAGACGGTTATAGCTTTGTCGTCGGCCACCCAACCGCAAACATAACTGACGCTGCGACATCTTTGCCTATTGATATCCTAAACATCGAAGGTAGCGAGATCGACAAACTTCTTGCAGAGAAGCCATACTTTGCAAAAGGCGTCATCCCAAAAGGCTCATATGACGGTGTAGATCACGATGTAAATACTATCGGCGTAAAAGCTGTTTTGGTAACTAGTAAAGATACGAAAGATGAGGCTGTAAAAGCTGTGATAAAAGCTATTTTAGACAACTTTGATGAGTATAAAACTCTTCACCCAGCGCTAAAATCAGTTAAAAAAGAAGATCTCGTTCAAGGTCTTTCAGCTCCGCTTCACCCAGCTGCAGAGGCTGCATTTAAAGAGGCCGGTATCTTAAAATAG
- a CDS encoding TRAP transporter permease: MNEVKDNEEQFVEVKTREINSNFYNYFIAIVCFSWSVFQLYIAYFPLNTNISRSIHLAFAVGLVFLLYPVTFHKKAHSSLPFYDLVFCVVGVVAVLYPAVYFYELADRTGDYITQDIVISFLAIIVLLEAGRRVMGPALPIICILFLIYDHFGPYMPDIIAHQGASFEKIAGHMFLTTEGIFGVPIGVSVSFIYLFVLFGSLLERAGAGQYFINLAFSLLGKYRGGPAKASVIASGLTGMVSGSSTANVVTVGTFTIPLMKKAGLSRTKAGAIEVAAGVNGQLMPPIMGAAAFIIAEFLGMTYTNVMMAAIIPAFACYLSLFFIVHLESVKLGLKGINQSEFHSRFKIFVSGLHYITPILILLYTLLIAKESAIAAAFNAIGFLFLIMIFQEPVKKLASGEKVGINDVLIGFEDIFWAMVAAAKSMTTIAIATALAGIIVGSISLTGLGQVLSDLVELLAGDNIVMILLLTAMMSLILGMGLPTTANYIVVSSLVAPVILFLAHKNGFLIPAIAVHLFVFYFGILADDTPPVGIAAYAAAGIAKANPITVGVQGFFYDLRTAILPFAFFFNNKLMLIESVNTGDPLDSKGIVWMSNPLEILLVFGMAIVGMFAFSSLLQGYYVTKLRIWERILLIPVVPLALVPNICVKFNLIPNEYTAYIVAAVLYGFVFMTQWGIKDKPLDQIKII; this comes from the coding sequence ATGAACGAAGTCAAAGACAACGAAGAACAATTTGTCGAAGTAAAAACAAGGGAGATAAATAGCAATTTTTACAACTATTTCATTGCGATCGTATGCTTTTCTTGGTCAGTTTTTCAGCTTTATATAGCTTATTTTCCGCTAAATACCAACATTTCGCGCTCAATACACTTAGCCTTTGCGGTTGGTCTTGTATTTTTGCTTTATCCAGTCACTTTTCATAAAAAGGCACATTCTAGTTTGCCATTTTACGATCTAGTCTTTTGTGTAGTAGGCGTTGTTGCTGTGCTTTATCCAGCGGTTTATTTTTATGAACTAGCTGATAGGACAGGGGACTACATCACGCAAGATATTGTCATATCGTTTTTAGCGATTATTGTCTTGCTTGAGGCTGGTAGGCGCGTGATGGGGCCAGCACTTCCAATTATTTGTATATTGTTTTTGATATATGATCACTTTGGCCCTTATATGCCAGACATCATCGCTCATCAAGGTGCCAGCTTTGAAAAGATCGCAGGCCATATGTTTTTGACGACTGAGGGCATCTTTGGTGTGCCTATCGGAGTTAGTGTTAGTTTTATCTATCTTTTTGTTCTTTTTGGCTCATTGCTTGAGAGGGCAGGTGCTGGGCAATATTTCATAAATTTAGCTTTCTCTCTTCTTGGAAAATATAGAGGCGGTCCAGCTAAGGCCTCGGTCATCGCAAGTGGTCTAACTGGCATGGTTTCAGGAAGCTCCACTGCAAATGTTGTAACCGTTGGCACATTTACCATACCACTTATGAAAAAAGCTGGTCTTTCACGCACAAAAGCTGGAGCCATCGAAGTTGCAGCTGGCGTAAATGGACAGCTCATGCCTCCGATCATGGGCGCAGCTGCCTTTATCATCGCTGAGTTTTTAGGTATGACATATACAAATGTTATGATGGCAGCGATTATCCCAGCATTTGCTTGTTATTTGTCGCTATTTTTTATCGTTCATTTAGAGAGCGTGAAGCTTGGCTTAAAAGGTATAAATCAAAGCGAGTTTCACTCAAGATTTAAAATTTTTGTAAGCGGACTTCACTATATAACTCCAATTTTGATTTTACTTTATACGCTATTAATCGCAAAAGAATCAGCCATCGCTGCAGCATTTAATGCGATTGGATTTTTATTTTTAATAATGATCTTTCAAGAGCCAGTTAAAAAACTAGCAAGTGGCGAAAAAGTTGGAATAAATGATGTGTTAATAGGCTTTGAAGATATATTTTGGGCGATGGTTGCAGCTGCAAAAAGCATGACAACGATCGCCATTGCAACTGCACTTGCAGGTATTATCGTGGGCTCTATCTCTCTAACTGGACTTGGTCAAGTGCTTTCAGATTTAGTTGAGCTACTTGCTGGTGATAATATAGTTATGATATTGCTTCTTACTGCGATGATGTCACTTATACTAGGAATGGGCCTTCCAACGACAGCAAACTACATCGTAGTTTCAAGCCTTGTGGCACCTGTTATTTTATTTTTGGCGCACAAAAATGGCTTTTTAATCCCAGCCATTGCTGTGCATCTTTTTGTCTTTTACTTTGGAATTTTAGCTGATGACACGCCACCAGTTGGTATCGCAGCTTATGCAGCAGCTGGTATCGCCAAAGCAAATCCTATAACAGTTGGTGTTCAAGGATTCTTTTATGATCTAAGAACGGCGATCTTGCCATTTGCCTTTTTCTTTAACAACAAACTTATGCTAATTGAAAGCGTAAATACAGGCGACCCGCTTGATTCAAAAGGAATAGTCTGGATGAGTAATCCGCTTGAAATTTTACTTGTCTTTGGTATGGCGATCGTGGGAATGTTTGCTTTTTCAAGCTTACTTCAAGGCTACTATGTCACAAAGCTTAGGATCTGGGAGCGTATTCTTTTGATCCCTGTTGTGCCACTAGCTCTTGTACCAAATATATGTGTGAAATTTAATCTTATACCAAACGAATACACTGCTTATATCGTAGCTGCTGTGCTTTATGGATTTGTTTTTATGACTCAATGGGGCATTAAAGACAAACCACTTGATCAAATAAAAATAATCTAA
- a CDS encoding tetratricopeptide repeat protein codes for MKKMIFISILAACAFAGNFEDGLKAYGSSNFKEALAKFEAGCVENDAKSCVKTGAVYQLGKTATPDLDKALEYYNKACEAGEVEGCSAAGGLYLNTEPQKARELFNKACEKNDGYSCEMVGSILIEAKEFKKAYEFLVKGCELGDKMSCEFAGDLRRSKQL; via the coding sequence ATGAAAAAAATGATTTTTATCTCAATCTTAGCTGCTTGTGCTTTTGCAGGTAACTTTGAAGATGGCCTAAAGGCATATGGGAGCTCAAATTTCAAAGAAGCTTTAGCTAAATTTGAAGCAGGATGTGTAGAAAATGATGCGAAATCATGCGTAAAAACTGGCGCCGTTTATCAGCTAGGCAAAACAGCAACACCGGATCTAGACAAGGCTTTAGAGTACTATAATAAAGCTTGCGAAGCTGGTGAGGTTGAAGGTTGCTCGGCAGCTGGTGGACTTTATCTAAATACTGAGCCACAAAAAGCAAGAGAACTTTTTAACAAAGCTTGTGAGAAGAATGATGGATATTCTTGCGAAATGGTAGGTTCTATCTTAATAGAAGCTAAGGAATTTAAAAAAGCTTATGAATTTTTAGTAAAAGGCTGCGAATTAGGCGATAAGATGTCTTGCGAATTTGCAGGTGATCTAAGACGCTCAAAACAACTATAA
- a CDS encoding M48 family metallopeptidase: MARKTPSLKQKSINLDFYGLSVLINFKTNVKAMRLRVGKDAKITLSVPFYSTQKMALSFLEMHRIWLENTYKKALANLPKDDEIKFLGQIYKIKFDENFKEPFFDGEFVFTPNLKSLERFKKVRAKELFLELISHFQPFINKPIKRIVIRNSKTRWGSCNHKKGYINLSLRLIEKPLSAVRYVVLHELTHMLYPHHQKSFYDFIEKIMPDYKKQEQILRA, translated from the coding sequence ATGGCAAGAAAAACGCCTAGTTTAAAGCAAAAGAGCATAAATTTAGACTTTTATGGGCTAAGCGTTTTAATAAATTTTAAAACAAATGTAAAGGCTATGCGTCTAAGAGTTGGCAAGGACGCTAAGATCACGCTATCTGTGCCATTTTACAGCACACAAAAGATGGCTCTTAGCTTTCTTGAGATGCACAGAATTTGGCTTGAAAATACTTACAAAAAAGCTCTTGCAAATTTACCAAAAGATGATGAGATAAAATTTCTTGGACAAATTTATAAGATAAAATTTGATGAAAATTTTAAAGAGCCATTTTTTGATGGCGAGTTTGTCTTTACGCCAAATTTAAAAAGCCTTGAGCGTTTTAAAAAAGTAAGAGCAAAAGAGCTATTTTTAGAGCTTATAAGCCATTTTCAGCCTTTTATAAATAAGCCAATCAAGCGTATAGTCATACGAAATAGCAAGACTCGCTGGGGTAGCTGTAATCACAAAAAAGGCTACATAAACCTAAGCCTAAGACTCATAGAAAAGCCGCTCTCAGCCGTGCGCTACGTCGTTCTTCACGAACTAACACACATGCTCTATCCGCATCATCAAAAAAGTTTTTACGATTTTATAGAAAAAATCATGCCTGATTATAAAAAACAAGAGCAAATTTTAAGAGCGTAA
- a CDS encoding MATE family efflux transporter, with protein sequence MNLSMRKLVVPIFLDMFLHFITLIINTYMVAKVSVHLVGAMGAGNQVMDLFMTIFNFLSIGCSVVVAQALGAKKNDLASNVIHASITSNTLFGIFSAIVIYVFGYNILNLLNVPKELINDSFSYLHILGFALLFDGIGMVLAAVLRVYNLATAVMLTSVLMNVITILGNAISLFGWFDLPNLGLQGVAISTLVGRLVGIFVLAYMLSQKAKVKIYFKKLLVVPFEILKKILSIGLPSAGENLLWMAQYMVAFGFVASMGEASLSVQTIYFQITLLILLCGASISVANEVIVGHLVGASEFNEAYTRTFRALRLGVFITLVVVLIAYALKHQIMDALNLNENLRAIMLPLFTLSIFLEAGRTFNIVIVNALRASGDAKFPLATGLIFMWGLSLPLGYFLGIYLGWGIIGVWIGFCADEWLRGLANTWRWRSKKWQEKRLV encoded by the coding sequence ATGAACTTATCTATGAGAAAACTCGTAGTTCCGATATTTTTAGATATGTTTTTACACTTCATTACGCTCATCATCAACACCTACATGGTGGCAAAAGTGAGTGTGCATCTAGTTGGTGCAATGGGTGCTGGCAATCAAGTAATGGATCTTTTTATGACCATTTTTAACTTCCTAAGTATTGGCTGTTCAGTCGTCGTAGCTCAAGCACTGGGAGCTAAAAAGAACGATCTTGCTTCAAACGTCATACACGCAAGTATCACGTCAAATACGCTCTTTGGTATCTTCTCAGCTATCGTCATCTACGTCTTTGGCTATAACATCTTAAACTTACTAAATGTGCCAAAAGAGCTTATAAATGATAGCTTCTCATATCTTCATATCCTTGGCTTTGCACTGCTTTTTGATGGCATCGGTATGGTGCTAGCTGCGGTGCTTCGTGTTTATAATCTAGCAACTGCTGTTATGCTAACTTCAGTTTTAATGAACGTAATTACGATTTTAGGCAACGCTATCTCCCTTTTTGGCTGGTTTGATCTGCCAAATTTAGGTCTGCAAGGTGTAGCTATCTCGACACTTGTTGGCAGACTGGTAGGCATTTTTGTGCTAGCTTATATGCTAAGTCAAAAGGCAAAAGTTAAAATTTACTTTAAAAAGCTACTTGTCGTGCCATTTGAAATTTTAAAGAAAATTCTCTCAATCGGCCTTCCAAGTGCAGGCGAAAATTTACTCTGGATGGCGCAATACATGGTCGCTTTTGGCTTTGTGGCAAGTATGGGTGAAGCTAGCCTTAGCGTGCAGACCATTTACTTTCAGATCACGCTTCTTATCTTACTTTGTGGAGCGAGCATTAGCGTGGCCAACGAGGTCATTGTAGGACATTTAGTTGGAGCAAGCGAGTTTAATGAGGCATATACAAGGACATTTAGGGCGCTAAGACTTGGAGTTTTTATAACGCTAGTAGTCGTGCTTATAGCTTATGCGCTAAAGCATCAAATCATGGACGCACTAAATTTAAATGAAAATTTACGTGCGATCATGCTACCACTTTTTACACTTTCGATATTTCTTGAAGCGGGCAGAACCTTTAATATAGTCATCGTAAATGCCCTTCGTGCAAGCGGTGATGCAAAATTTCCTCTTGCGACTGGCCTTATCTTCATGTGGGGGCTTTCACTGCCACTTGGATATTTTTTAGGTATCTATCTTGGTTGGGGAATTATCGGCGTTTGGATAGGGTTTTGTGCTGATGAATGGCTAAGAGGCCTTGCAAATACGTGGCGCTGGAGAAGTAAAAAATGGCAAGAAAAACGCCTAGTTTAA